The genome window tacaaaaataaactctGTGGTCCAGCTGTCCTGTCTGTAGCAGACTGTTGGTGCGGAGcagtcatttttttctgtcaGGCCCTGTGCTGTTTAATACAGCCATAGCATGGGCAGTAGGAGCCTGTAGGGGTGAGTGGATATCCACAGGCTGAAACCAAAGGGCTAGGCAGGTATAGCCTTGGGCAGTGCCAGGATGGTGGCGGTGCCAGGGTATGGCCAGCATCTGGGGAGGTTCTGGAACTCCTCAGGTAGGCAGGTCCAGGCATTGGTCGAAGTTGATGAAGCTGAGACCTCCGCTTTTCCTCATCACATACAGATCACTGGAACCCTAGGCATACAGCAGGCCTTCAGGAGATAGCACCCAGACCAGGCAGAGGGGATCCTGACCTGTCCCACCCACTTCAGGCTCCAGTGGGTGGGGCCATGGCCACCCGACACCATCACACCTGTCTTCCTCCATGGTGCTGGTCTCCTCTGCCCTTCGCTCACTGCTTCCACCTCCACTCTCTTCATCAACCTCTTCTGCCCCCAGCTCCAAGTCCAGTGCATTGCCTGCCTCTGAGGGGGTGTAGGTGGAACCACTGGGTGGAGATAGAAATACCAGTTTTAGGACCACCTATCCCTGCCTTCCCAGGGAGCGTAGACCCAGTTAAGGAATGGCATAAGTGGAACAGAGAGCTGGTACCAACCTGATAGAGCGACAGCTAAAGAAGACAATTCGTTTAAGACGCTTGTTGTAAAAGAAATAATTGAATGACCAGAGGCTTCCATCTTCCCCAAAGGGGTCTGAGTCTAGATCTGGGTTATAGCtgaggagataaaaaaaaaaaaaaaaaaaaaaagtatgaggcTCCCACTGCCAGACACACCTGCATGTCCACCTGCAAAGATGTGAGCCCACCTGTAGATGTCACATTCAGCTAAGCAGATTTCCTCATCCACTGCATTCCACAGCTGCGGCTTCAGGGCCTTGAAGTCTTCCCGAACGGCTGAGAACAGGCTGCAGTTGACTGCATTGACCACCTACAGGAGGTTACAGTCAGGGATGGATGACAGGGGTCCGGGGCAATAACCACAACTCAAGAACCTACTCAAAGTGAGGAAGGCAATGGTAATGACTGAACGGTTTGGGGTCCAACCGCTCATCCTCACCCAGCTGAGGCTCGGCTCCCGGCTGAATTCATGACTTCTAGCTGTGCTGAAGTCATAGTCTGGCCTGAAGGACTCATTGAGTGTGGCAATCAGATAGAAGAGGGTCTTGCGGCTGCACTTGTCACTTAGAGGGCTTTCATCCTCACCGCCTTGGCTCTTGCTCAGTCTAGACAGAGACAGATATCAGCCTTGCCCACCCTCCCACATACCCCCAAAAAGGCAGTCTCCACTTCAGCTTACCTGCTGGGACTGAGGCCTGAAGTCTGGGGTGGGGACAGTGCCTCCAACACATGGGGCTGGCCCTCCTGGCAGAACTGCTTGAACATGTGT of Meriones unguiculatus strain TT.TT164.6M chromosome 8, Bangor_MerUng_6.1, whole genome shotgun sequence contains these proteins:
- the Maf1 gene encoding repressor of RNA polymerase III transcription MAF1 homolog, producing MKLLENSSFEAINSQLTVETGDAHIIGRIESYSCKMAGDNKHMFKQFCQEGQPHVLEALSPPQTSGLSPSRLSKSQGGEDESPLSDKCSRKTLFYLIATLNESFRPDYDFSTARSHEFSREPSLSWVVNAVNCSLFSAVREDFKALKPQLWNAVDEEICLAECDIYSYNPDLDSDPFGEDGSLWSFNYFFYNKRLKRIVFFSCRSISGSTYTPSEAGNALDLELGAEEVDEESGGGSSERRAEETSTMEEDRVPVICM